The following proteins come from a genomic window of Corallococcus sp. NCRR:
- a CDS encoding lycopene cyclase domain-containing protein, whose protein sequence is MMETRWAYLIHLLAWTLPVIAIQLAALVMHYKARSGEVLRAVLPPALVIGVYLSIADHLAISTGIWNFGEGRHVGVYIGAVPLEEVLFFLITSVLVSLGLALFTALLRLREARAS, encoded by the coding sequence ATGATGGAGACGCGCTGGGCGTACCTCATCCACCTGCTGGCCTGGACGCTGCCGGTGATTGCCATTCAACTGGCGGCGCTCGTGATGCACTACAAGGCCCGCTCGGGCGAGGTGCTGCGCGCGGTGCTGCCCCCGGCGCTCGTCATCGGCGTGTACCTGTCCATCGCGGACCACCTGGCCATCTCCACCGGCATCTGGAACTTCGGTGAGGGCCGCCACGTGGGTGTGTATATCGGCGCCGTGCCGCTGGAGGAGGTCCTCTTCTTCCTCATCACGAGCGTGCTGGTGTCGCTGGGGCTCGCGCTCTTCACGGCGCTCCTGCGGCTCCGGGAGGCTCGGGCGTCTTGA
- a CDS encoding lysophospholipid acyltransferase family protein has protein sequence MIRAAKGGPFGWAVDRYIGWKVRSTFRGLWVRGELPADGVGRLVYLNHSNWWDGFVLHQLCQVAGWDGYCLMDEENLRRYPFHTKMGAFSIRRQDAMSSLSSLRYAKELLRKPGAAVCVFPEGEHRPFGVHPLKLERGVELLARAAKAECVPIAIRYAFFEHERPDVLLEVGEVHEAGPLARFQSGLEAVVRRVSGATSLEGFTQKVSGAKGVAERWDRARGLGP, from the coding sequence TTGATTCGCGCGGCCAAGGGTGGGCCCTTCGGGTGGGCGGTGGACCGGTACATCGGGTGGAAGGTCCGCTCGACGTTCCGGGGCCTGTGGGTGCGCGGCGAGCTGCCCGCCGACGGGGTGGGCCGGCTCGTCTACCTGAACCACTCCAACTGGTGGGACGGCTTCGTGCTGCACCAGCTCTGCCAGGTGGCGGGCTGGGACGGCTACTGCCTCATGGACGAGGAGAACCTGCGCCGCTACCCCTTCCACACGAAGATGGGCGCCTTCAGCATCCGCAGGCAGGACGCGATGTCGTCCCTGTCCTCGCTGCGCTACGCGAAGGAATTGCTGCGCAAGCCGGGCGCCGCCGTGTGTGTCTTTCCGGAAGGGGAGCACCGGCCCTTCGGCGTCCACCCGCTGAAGCTGGAGCGCGGGGTGGAGCTGCTGGCCCGCGCGGCGAAGGCGGAGTGCGTGCCCATCGCCATCCGCTATGCCTTCTTCGAGCACGAGCGGCCGGACGTGCTGCTGGAGGTGGGCGAGGTCCACGAGGCCGGGCCGCTCGCGCGCTTCCAGAGCGGGCTGGAGGCGGTGGTGCGGCGGGTGTCCGGGGCCACGAGCCTGGAGGGCTTCACCCAGAAGGTGTCCGGAGCGAAGGGCGTGGCGGAGCGCTGGGACCGCGCGCGAGGCCTGGGGCCATGA
- a CDS encoding MerR family transcriptional regulator — translation MSLRIRTIARLTGIREATLRAWERRHGFPRPERSENNYRVYSRDEVEAVRRVAKLMEEGLSVSEAIAQVRDEPRTDVPPEARHLERFWAAVMVLDSEGADAALSAAQVGLDAATYCDTVLLPLLREMASRLDVAREHMASALVRQRLRMLLAGMERVGDGPRGLLACPAKDHHEGGLLALGVHLKARGWRVTLLGADTPSEALQGACTQVRPDLVALSFIRRRDADDFVAVLSEAMHACAPAPVVVGGPGAREHLKTLFTLGAQYAESAEELIAVWHQARNAQNRP, via the coding sequence ATGAGCCTGCGCATCCGCACCATCGCCCGGCTCACGGGCATCCGGGAGGCCACCCTGCGCGCCTGGGAACGCCGCCATGGCTTCCCGCGCCCGGAGCGCAGTGAGAACAACTACCGCGTCTATTCACGCGACGAGGTGGAGGCCGTCCGCCGGGTGGCGAAGCTGATGGAGGAGGGCCTCTCGGTGAGCGAGGCCATCGCCCAGGTGCGAGACGAGCCCCGGACGGACGTCCCGCCGGAGGCGCGGCACCTGGAGCGCTTCTGGGCGGCGGTGATGGTGCTGGACTCGGAGGGCGCGGACGCGGCGCTGTCCGCGGCCCAGGTGGGGCTGGACGCGGCCACGTATTGCGACACGGTCCTCCTCCCGCTGCTGCGCGAGATGGCCAGTCGCCTGGACGTGGCGCGTGAGCACATGGCGTCCGCGCTGGTGCGGCAGCGGCTGCGCATGTTGCTGGCGGGGATGGAGCGCGTGGGCGACGGGCCCCGGGGGCTCCTGGCCTGTCCGGCGAAAGACCACCACGAGGGGGGGCTGCTCGCGCTGGGCGTGCACCTGAAGGCGCGGGGCTGGCGGGTGACGCTGCTGGGCGCGGACACGCCCTCGGAGGCGTTGCAGGGGGCATGCACGCAGGTGCGCCCGGACCTGGTGGCGCTGTCGTTCATCCGCCGCCGGGATGCGGACGACTTCGTCGCGGTGTTGTCCGAAGCGATGCATGCGTGCGCGCCCGCTCCCGTGGTGGTAGGCGGGCCCGGCGCGCGTGAGCACTTGAAGACGCTGTTCACCCTGGGCGCGCAATACGCCG
- a CDS encoding phytoene desaturase family protein, giving the protein MKASRVAVIGGGIGGLTAAGLLAKEGHAVTLFEGSPSLGGKAQAVTVEGLTLDTGPTLLTLPALVRGTFEQLGAVDLLPPFTELEPQCTYHFTDGCGFTAYKDLERMAESAAELRPVERKGVHSFYAEAAAIWRAAGEPYLEAPFEGMAGFMARVARRGIGAMLAGMKLDTLHALAAKHFQTHHLRQYVGRFATYAGGSPYDSSAAFALIPHIEHAYGVHHVRGGIGALVEALGQAVRRLGVTVHLDTRARFERITEGYRVEPVAEVFDSVVVNADPLASLRRESEPLSLSGFVLLLEVEGRTAVPHHAVMFGGDYRKEFDELFAGQLATDPTVYVCNPSATDSSMAPPGRTGLFVMVNAPAMPLEEGRAEQARRDWEASAERVREQMFEKLVRHYPALKGRVRVVGQRSPVDLAARGAPGGSIYGFLPHGRFGPFRRPRIRGGTPGLFFAGGGTHPGGGVPLVMLSGRFAAQMASAHLREVA; this is encoded by the coding sequence ATGAAGGCCTCGCGCGTGGCGGTGATTGGCGGCGGCATCGGTGGGCTGACGGCCGCGGGCCTCCTGGCGAAGGAGGGCCATGCGGTGACGCTGTTCGAGGGCAGCCCGTCCCTGGGCGGCAAGGCGCAGGCGGTGACGGTGGAGGGGCTCACGCTGGACACGGGCCCCACGCTGCTCACGTTGCCCGCGCTGGTGCGCGGCACCTTCGAGCAGCTGGGCGCGGTGGACCTGCTGCCCCCGTTCACGGAGCTGGAGCCGCAGTGCACCTACCACTTCACGGACGGGTGCGGCTTCACGGCGTACAAGGACCTGGAGCGCATGGCGGAGAGCGCCGCGGAGCTGCGGCCCGTGGAGCGCAAGGGCGTGCACTCCTTCTACGCGGAGGCCGCGGCCATCTGGCGCGCGGCGGGCGAGCCCTACCTGGAGGCCCCCTTCGAGGGCATGGCCGGCTTCATGGCGCGCGTGGCCCGCCGGGGCATCGGCGCGATGCTGGCGGGGATGAAGCTGGACACGCTTCACGCGCTGGCGGCGAAGCACTTCCAGACGCACCACCTGCGCCAGTACGTGGGGCGCTTCGCCACCTACGCGGGCGGGTCGCCGTATGACTCCAGCGCGGCGTTCGCGCTCATCCCGCACATCGAGCATGCGTATGGCGTGCACCACGTGCGCGGCGGCATCGGCGCGCTGGTGGAGGCGCTGGGGCAGGCGGTGCGGCGGCTGGGCGTGACGGTGCACCTGGACACGCGCGCGCGCTTCGAGCGCATCACCGAGGGCTACCGCGTGGAGCCGGTCGCGGAGGTGTTCGACAGCGTGGTGGTGAACGCGGATCCGCTGGCGTCGCTGCGCCGGGAGTCGGAGCCGCTGTCGCTGTCCGGCTTCGTGCTGCTCCTGGAGGTGGAGGGGCGCACGGCGGTGCCGCACCACGCGGTGATGTTCGGCGGGGACTACCGCAAGGAGTTCGACGAGCTCTTCGCGGGCCAGCTCGCCACGGACCCCACGGTGTATGTCTGCAACCCGTCCGCCACGGATTCGAGCATGGCGCCGCCGGGCCGCACGGGCTTGTTCGTGATGGTGAACGCGCCGGCCATGCCGCTGGAGGAGGGCAGGGCGGAGCAGGCCCGGCGTGATTGGGAAGCCAGCGCGGAGCGCGTGCGCGAGCAGATGTTCGAGAAGCTCGTGCGGCACTACCCGGCGTTGAAGGGGCGCGTGCGCGTGGTGGGGCAGCGCTCGCCGGTGGACCTGGCGGCGCGCGGGGCTCCGGGCGGTTCCATCTACGGCTTCCTGCCGCATGGCCGCTTCGGTCCGTTCCGCAGGCCGCGCATCCGGGGCGGCACGCCGGGGCTGTTCTTCGCGGGCGGTGGCACGCATCCGGGCGGCGGGGTTCCGCTGGTGATGCTGTCGGGCCGGTTCGCGGCCCAGATGGCGTCCGCGCACCTGCGGGAGGTCGCATGA
- a CDS encoding glycosyltransferase family 2 protein, giving the protein MNALGFFTLGWTVMAGGFSAVALARLYRRAPVTAGGALPSVLLLRPVDAPTPLELDNLELPIDYAGPLEQVVLSPYRPRLAEGVRWLPSDPVCPNRKVGHLLYALETLEVRGRVVLAVDADVAVTGALVEGLAAPLVAGAALSTAAPTPVGAVDAAGRAMAGLLRYTHHSFRALHAMSAGAQAVCGKALGLSPRAAEELAGLSDHIGEDLELAKRLHARGLDVALSPAPAWVPVANGTSWRVPLERFTRWMQVLASHRPGLYPTVPLLFTPTVPLLLLAAWLHEVTVWLAVAALVAVRTSLSLRLAALSRVPSEADRGHALTDWIQGELLLLAAFVASLTRQGRVTWRGHTYALEAGGRMIRVAPRWSGGPG; this is encoded by the coding sequence ATGAACGCGCTCGGCTTCTTCACGCTCGGGTGGACGGTGATGGCCGGTGGCTTCAGCGCGGTGGCGCTGGCGCGGCTGTATCGCCGTGCGCCCGTGACGGCCGGGGGCGCGCTGCCCTCCGTGCTGCTCCTGCGCCCCGTGGACGCGCCCACGCCGCTGGAGCTGGACAACCTGGAGCTCCCCATCGACTACGCGGGGCCGCTGGAGCAGGTGGTGCTGTCTCCGTACCGGCCGCGCCTGGCCGAGGGCGTGCGCTGGCTTCCGAGCGACCCCGTGTGTCCCAACCGCAAGGTGGGCCACCTGCTCTACGCGCTGGAGACGCTCGAGGTTCGCGGGCGGGTGGTGCTCGCGGTGGACGCGGACGTGGCGGTGACGGGCGCGCTGGTGGAGGGCCTCGCCGCTCCGCTCGTGGCCGGCGCCGCCTTGAGCACCGCTGCTCCCACGCCTGTTGGCGCGGTGGACGCGGCGGGCCGCGCGATGGCGGGGCTGCTTCGCTACACGCATCACAGCTTCCGCGCGCTGCACGCGATGAGCGCGGGCGCGCAGGCCGTTTGCGGCAAGGCGCTCGGGCTGTCACCGCGCGCGGCGGAGGAGCTGGCCGGACTGTCGGACCACATCGGCGAGGACCTGGAGCTGGCGAAGCGGCTTCACGCGCGGGGACTGGACGTGGCGCTGAGCCCCGCGCCCGCCTGGGTGCCTGTCGCCAACGGGACGTCCTGGCGCGTGCCGCTGGAGCGCTTCACGCGCTGGATGCAGGTGCTCGCGAGCCACCGGCCCGGCCTGTATCCCACCGTGCCGCTGCTCTTCACGCCCACCGTGCCGCTGCTGCTGCTCGCCGCGTGGCTCCATGAGGTCACCGTATGGCTCGCGGTGGCGGCGCTCGTCGCGGTGCGCACGTCGCTGTCGCTGCGCCTCGCGGCGCTGAGCCGCGTGCCCTCGGAGGCGGACCGGGGCCACGCGCTGACGGATTGGATCCAGGGAGAGCTCCTGCTGCTCGCGGCCTTCGTGGCCTCGCTGACGCGGCAGGGAAGGGTGACCTGGCGCGGCCATACCTACGCGCTGGAAGCTGGGGGACGCATGATTCGGGTGGCGCCGCGGTGGAGTGGAGGCCCGGGATGA
- a CDS encoding lycopene cyclase domain-containing protein, whose product MTYARFLGLFVVLPILFLLVRYRRTLSWRGLAPMGLLLIIVYAATSPWDNMAVKWGLWGFDPERIWGVKLGYLPLEEYLFFGLQTLLVGLWARDRLERVLAKKPQPVSHEQKSVRAQRTLEPSEVSP is encoded by the coding sequence ATGACCTACGCGCGCTTCCTGGGGCTCTTCGTCGTCCTGCCCATCCTGTTCCTGCTCGTGCGCTACCGCCGCACGCTGTCGTGGCGGGGGCTCGCGCCCATGGGCCTGCTGCTCATCATCGTCTACGCGGCCACGTCGCCGTGGGACAACATGGCCGTGAAGTGGGGCCTGTGGGGCTTCGACCCGGAGCGCATCTGGGGCGTGAAGCTGGGCTACCTGCCGCTGGAGGAGTACCTCTTCTTCGGACTCCAGACGCTGCTCGTGGGCCTGTGGGCGCGCGACCGGCTGGAGCGCGTGCTGGCGAAGAAGCCACAGCCCGTGTCTCACGAGCAGAAGTCCGTCCGCGCGCAGCGGACCCTGGAGCCCTCCGAGGTGTCGCCATGA
- a CDS encoding carotenoid 1,2-hydratase, with protein sequence MKSVLAQNLLSGAAESCALPALPDMAGAYRWFYADVTAGPYSAVCIFMLGSLFSPRYSVAARRGGHPLAYSAVNFALYHQGVRKLWVLSEYPRVELQGPGRLRIGRSTLTHAVDGTVRMDVDDGTAPWGRPVRASLTLRPLTGRGPEVQLMPGLPHYWQPLAPRAEARLEVSTLGVSAEGMGYHDTNHGQELLGARLSGWHWARTHHANHTVVDYHLPDGVAPVRMVAGANGVVCERGPNPEARPTSLTGWGLRVPAKMHTGNEVVGAPRLLESSPFYARLESRRDALDTMGEVADFRRFHSPFIRWMAHFRTRLGRTA encoded by the coding sequence ATGAAGTCCGTCCTCGCGCAGAACCTCCTGTCCGGCGCGGCGGAGTCGTGCGCGCTGCCCGCGCTGCCGGACATGGCGGGGGCGTACCGCTGGTTCTACGCGGACGTGACCGCCGGGCCGTACAGCGCGGTGTGCATCTTCATGCTGGGGTCGTTGTTCTCCCCGCGTTACTCCGTCGCTGCGCGGCGGGGAGGACATCCGCTGGCGTACAGCGCGGTGAACTTCGCGCTCTACCACCAGGGTGTGCGCAAGTTGTGGGTGCTGAGCGAGTACCCGCGCGTGGAGTTGCAGGGGCCGGGACGGCTGCGCATCGGCCGCTCCACGTTGACGCACGCGGTGGATGGCACGGTGCGCATGGACGTGGATGACGGGACGGCGCCGTGGGGCCGCCCGGTGCGCGCCAGCCTGACGTTGCGTCCGCTGACCGGGCGGGGCCCGGAGGTGCAGCTCATGCCGGGCCTGCCGCATTACTGGCAGCCCCTGGCGCCCCGGGCGGAGGCCCGGCTGGAGGTGTCCACGCTGGGCGTGAGCGCGGAGGGCATGGGCTACCACGACACGAACCACGGCCAGGAGCTGCTGGGCGCGCGGCTGTCCGGCTGGCACTGGGCGCGCACGCACCACGCGAACCACACGGTGGTGGACTACCACCTGCCGGACGGCGTGGCGCCGGTGCGCATGGTGGCGGGGGCGAATGGCGTGGTGTGCGAGCGCGGCCCGAACCCCGAGGCGCGTCCCACGAGCCTGACGGGCTGGGGGCTGCGCGTCCCCGCGAAGATGCACACGGGCAACGAGGTGGTGGGCGCGCCGCGCCTGCTGGAGTCGTCGCCCTTCTACGCGCGGCTGGAGTCGAGGCGGGACGCGCTGGACACGATGGGAGAGGTGGCGGACTTCCGCCGCTTCCATTCCCCGTTCATCCGCTGGATGGCGCATTTCCGCACGCGCCTGGGGAGGACGGCATGA